Below is a genomic region from Tursiops truncatus isolate mTurTru1 chromosome 4, mTurTru1.mat.Y, whole genome shotgun sequence.
GCTACCCGCCTTTAAAAGGGAATGAGTTTTTCAGGTCATCACTGTCCCCTCCAATACCTACAGTCCTGCACCAACTCATCATTTTGGTTTGCAAATCTGCACTATAAATTCCTTGCAAGCAGAGAATGTCCAGGTTTTATTCATCAAATTGTAACATCTATCACATGACCAGTACCAAACAGGCATTCAatgctgagtaaatgaatgacaTGGGTcactttaaaatcaaaataacaacACAACAACAAGAAACCCTTAGTCTGTCACTTCTGGGCATCTGGCATTCTGGGAGCATGTTGATGTGTTTTAGACATCAGCAGTCAGAGTGCTGATTTCTCTTATAGAAAAGCCCAATCAGCACATATTATATTCAGgttttgaggcttttttttttttgaagtttttcctAGTTTCCTACCAAATGGAGGAAAATCACCAAATAAGGAGTCAGGAAACCTAAGCTGTAGGTATATCTATCTCTACCTCTAACTAGCCAGTTACAATTTCCtgatcagtttcctcatcagtaagaaTGAGGAACTGAAATATATGATCTTTTCAAGGCATAAAACTTTACGTTCTAATCTCTGTGTCCTACTGGGTTACTCTCACATTGCTTGAAGCTTAGAAGGTTATCTCTTTTTGCTATTAAAGATCCTTGAAAACCAAGGGGGCAGGAGCAAAAAAAGGCTACCTCTGAGTTAAGGACTGTTCTGTATCCCTGAAGGTACCAAAAAGCCAATCTCAGCATAATCAAGGTTTTCTTTCTAAGGGACTGTGTTTTCATCCTCTCCTTCCTGTTCTAAATTTACTATTTAGATTACTGCTTTCTAGATTGCAAAAACTGTTCTTTCTCAATATATTCTATCTCTGTGTATCTGTAACGCAAAACAAAGTGCTAATAACAGAAcgtatttcagaattttaaaaaataattatgcctctttttaatttcctcattttgtaaACATCTGCCTCAGTGTTTGCCTCTTCTTTTATTACCTAAGCAGCTGTATTTCCTTCATGATTCTTTCTGTGCTCTCTAAATTCCTCAAAGCCACTGGTTACTCTTAGTTATACTAAGTTccaaaaaaaacctataaatgtGATATGTACTGTCATACAAAGGAGAATGAAAATGCAGGACTCTTCAACTCTTAActtattaaaaagtaaactatTTTTACAATTTCCTGGAGAACAAAGTTCAAATTCCAGAACAAACagctattcaaaataataaatcagtGTAAATAAAAATCCAGTGGCTCAATTTTGATCTTCCCATAGGGGAACAGTTAATGGCATTCTCTGGAATGATATTTTATTAATCACTCTTTTATCACACTTGTGAGAAAGCTCTAACTTACTTAGTAATTTAGTTTCCACAGTCTCTTCaatcttgatttatttattgagaGTTTCCCATGTTAAGTAACACATCATCCTATTAGCCCTTTTTGGTGATATGAACAGTCCcagtaaaaaaggaaaagcaagacaCATAAAAAAGCAACGATGCATTCATGAAGTATTTGTAAGCAGAGAATTATCCATATAGCAGGAGTGGGACCCCAGAACACTCAGAGACAAATCTGTCTAGGTGCACAGCAATATCTCTCAACCATTTTTGGCCGTAAACCAACTGAGGAAAAGTATAACTATTATTTCatcagtagtagtggctcactGGCagtttgaggaggtagaaaggggATCACTTATAGGGTGTAGGGGTGTGGAGGGGCTGTATATGATTTCAGTAATATAGTTGGgaatcccttcctcccttccctgaatATTATGATATAGCCCTTAAACTTCCCTCACCACACACCTTGCCCTGACATTTACCCTATTGGGAATCCCCTAGTACTAGGAAAATGAGAGCAAGTTTAGCTGTTTAAACTTCAAGAGACAGTCACCTAAATTGATCATCACTACCAGAATGAAGAATTCTACTATATTCCCAGTGTTggtcattcctgatattggtaatttacTGTTTCTCAGTTGttaggaaagttaaaaaaaacaaaacaaaacaaaaaaacagaaaaccttaCCGGCCTTGTATTGTGCTCATGCTGAAAGAGGGGGAAATCTGTAGAATTTACACCCAATTTCCTACGGGATAAACTTTAAACTCTTACTCACAGCAACTAAAGAATTTGGTCAACAACCTTTAATTTGGTTAAAACCTTTCTTTCAGCATCATTGTCCAAAATCAGGCCCCACAATGACTGCTTCAGGCACTTTGAACACTGCATGTACTGTCTTGTATCTTTCTGTACTTTGCTGCTTCAGTGCATTTTCACCTGGTGTTTTGTGCATTCTGGAACTCTACTTACCCATTTCATGAAATCTTGTAATTCAACAACAGCAAATGCCAAGTCTGACTGGCAAGTTCTTCTTGTGGGCGGGACTTGGCTTTAATCACAGGAGGCCCTTTGAACCCTGTCACTTAGCCTGCTCATTAATGCTTAAATGAATTAACCCTGTTCTATTCACCAGAAGGCTACATGAGGGCTCTTGGTATAAGGGTAGGGGTAGAAATGGACCAGAAAACATGGAGCTAGAAACCTCAGTCTAACAAAAGACGAaaggaaaattctgaaataagGCTGGGCTCATGTCTTCACACTAGCCAGTCTTCTAAAAAATGTGCATCTGAGTATTATTAGGCAAGTGCCAAGGTATCCCTAGACTCAGAGTTTTGTTTGCTATGACACAACAATGTTTACTGGGTTGCCTTCCTCTGCTCAGTTCAGAATACTGATCAATTATGATTGCTCTATGTAATCATTCTGGCTGAAACTCATTTTAGTAGAACAGAAAACTTACCTCGGATTATCTCCCATAGAATGATTTCCAGTACATTAAATAATCGTTCCTtctaacaccacacacactgTCGAAAGGATTCATAAACGTACAATAAACCTAACAgcataataaattaaatacactACCTGAAAGAGTAACGATTCCTCTGGGTTGAGGTTGAAACCGCAAATATTTGTTACAAAAGTCGGCAGATTCAAgggccaaaaacaaaacattgccCAAAAAGTAACCGGCTGTTTGGCCCACTGAATTGCAAGTAGAAGCATAACCCACGTTTTCCCGGGATAACATGGTTAACGCCCAACCATCCACAGCGATGTCCTGAGTAGCTGCCAGGAATTCAAACAAAAAGAATGTCACAGTGAGAGCAACCACATCGGGGGTTCTGCCATCTGTATTTCCGAGCAAATGGTCCACTTGagtggagagatatatcatgaaGAGTCCCAGTATATACTGTGTAGGGACAAGCCAAGATTTGCGACGACCGAAGTTCCTAAAGTAAACCGCATCAACCAACGGGGCCCAGAGCAATTTGAGACTGAAGGGCCAAAAGACAAAACTGAAGAAAGCTTGATCTGTATAGCTAACGTTTTTGCTCTGTAAAATGAGTGGGATGCTTCCCGCCAGGCCCAGTGGAATGCCCTGAAGCACGTAAAGAAAGAGTAACAGCAAAATGCTGCTTAATTCCGCCCGGCAGCTCCGTGGGGGTTTTGAGAAGTAACTAGCGCCGATATCCCGCAAAAAAGCTTCTTGGTCCCCTTCCCCGTCAACCAACTCTGGATAATTATCATCCCAGGCGCCCGGCGGCAGAGGACCGCTCTTCATATCTAGAGAGTGGTTAAAAGTCCCTGGCCGTCGTTGCCGACTGCTATCCTTGTGGGAGATGGTGGGTGACATATCAGAGACGATGCAGAGCCCCGTCTGTAGGAGGCCAGGGCTTAGCGTCTTGGATCCGTCTAGTCCCAGGTCCTAGGCTGTCGCTCTGGACCAGGGTCTTGATGGCtcagggaggggggcagggcgCGGGTTGATAAGGGCACCTCTTATTGTGGCCCTGAGTGCTGAAGCCGGGAGTCAGTCCCCCGGCGGGAGGCCCAGGCGATGGCCAGGTAGATGCCCCTTGGAGCGGCGTCAAGGAGCCTGAAGGAGCCCCCCGGGCAGCCTCGCCGGGgtctgggctggaggagggggccgTGGTGCTGCGATGGAAACGGACCCCTAGCTGCGGCGAGACCAAACAGCCAGTCCGCCGACCCACCGCCTGCTCTAGCCGTCACCAAAGCGGAAGCCAGTACTTTCCCCACGGGACTACAGACATACCAGATAACTTCCTGTCTCGCGCTTCAGGAAGTAGTCCTATTCTCAAATGAGTCCTCAGCCCGCCTCCAGAGAAAGCCAATCTGGAAACGCTCTCCTGGCCAAGTTCGGAAACAATGCTCGGTAGGAACCCGCAGCCCCAGCGGCTGGGACCTCATGGGAGGATTAACGCGGGTGCACCGTGCGGCCGGGGCGGGGCGTCGCGCAAGCTCCGGCTCTGTGAGCACTTGCGGCGGCCTGGAAAGCGTGGGTCTCAGTCATTGGGCTCCTGCGGCCACGTGATGGATTCAGCTAGGTCGGACCCCACCGCCTAAGGTTAACACGGTTCAACCTTTGAAGCCCGGGCGACACTGTGAGGGCTCGTCACTAGGCTTGGGTGGGTAATACCCAAGCTCCAGGCTGGGAATTTTGTGATGCTCCTGCTTTCGTGGGCCgggcagaaacagagaggagGGGGATTGAAGTTTACGGAATTTCCTTATCAGCCGGCAGGGGCGCTTTGTGCCCCCAAAAGGGTAAAAAAGGCCTGGCTAAAAGGTGAAGCGCGTCCCTTACAAAGTGCCTACTTATTCATGGAATGAATGAAACTGCTCAAGAGGCGCTAGGTTTCGTTGTAGTCCGTTTTTCCAAAGTGGTGGAAAAAGTGTAGGGGAACTGGTGTCTGGGTAACAAGCTAGTTACATTGGGTAGATTGGAATGATAAGACTCGTTACATCCCTCTATCTTTGAGCTATTGTAAAAGATCTTGTAAGagccaaatattaaaattttgtttcatgttAACAGGTGTGAGTTATTGAAATGATCCTACAGAGAACTTAACCTTGAATAACTAGTATCGtaatttgtaatgtatagaaaataCGTTACCTATACaagttacatatatacatatatctgtatatatggtGCTTTCCATTGGGTAattaaatactaaaaacaaaaacttaaaaactatAATGAAAGTTAGGgcgttccctggcggtccagtggttacgctAGGGccctttcactgcggtggcccaggttcaacccccgcagtgcggccaaaaaaaaaaaaacccccaaaacaaaaactgtaaataaaGTTAAACCTCACACCATTTAAAAGGTAAAACATGTTGTAGCTGGCCTCTTACaaatataaatgcaaatgttGAAATAACTGTTCATCTCAAAATTATTCGGAAAAAAAGATTAGCTTCCTGAAGATGGACCTTAAAATTTGAATACAATATTGTATCTTGATCAATAACTCCAGAACTTGAATAGAGAGTTCTTGCATTTTATACATGAAAGTGCCATCAAGCCTCACATTCAGTCATGAATTACCCATACTGGTTAAGGATACCACCTACATTGGTAGttcaataagaaagaaagaaaagaagtaggaAGGGAAAGCAAGATCGTTTTAGGCTTCTATTTTCTTGAACTCCCATAGCCAATTAATTGGTCACCTGTCAAACTTCTTGAAATATATCCTCATGACCCATTTTATGAAGAGTTTCCTGGCTATTCCTAATCTCTAGGAAAATGTGGTTATTCTGAACTCCTTGTTATCACTTTACTTTAAAGcttgcatttataattttttttcctgacttcttTCTCTAAACTCATTTATGTCAGGGCCTATGTTGTCTTCATGTTTGATTTTATAGTGGCCAATACAGTGCTGACACATGGTAGGtatccagtaaatatttgtcaagtgaatTGTGTCATAAGGTATCAGAGGCTGATGGCCTCTTTCAGAAATCGGCAGTATGACCAAGTATAAatttcttcatgtttattttcagtttccacGTCTATCAATTGGGAATGTGCTGTATTATTTACCTTCAGCAAAGAGATGTTGAATGATTAACAAAgagtcatttaaaacaaaaatgaagtgcTGGAGAAATGATAATGAATTATATTAGATTATggaacttggaaaaaaaatttgaatacaAAAAATTACACACTTATTAAATGTAACCTAGAGCTTACACAGGAAACCAAACTATACAAATAGCCCATTTCTGAAAACTAACATTATGCAATGTTTCAGGAAAGTTTTTGCAGGGATGGTAGTTCTTAAGTTCCATTTGTGGGCATCAAAGGTCTGTTCActtgctgagaatttttttaaatacatatgcaTAGTAAGTGACaagtaaatacttgctgaatgatgAATTATGTAATAGAAAGTTTAATACTAAGCTATGTAAgtgaaaattatttgtatttcaaGACTAATTTTATAACGTATTACAAATTCCCATTCATATTGTCAGCATCCATTTAGatttaaatattgcaaaatagccttttgtgtgtgtgtgcttttttattttgcctGTAAGATCTTGGTATAGTCATGATTAAATTCTATTCAATTTTTATATGGTTAGAGAATTTCTTCAACTATTTTTTAAGATAGGGTGTGTACGTAAATTGAATCTTTGCTTGTCCAAAAATTGTAGTTGTTGACTTCCAACTTCTACTATTACTGATAAGAAAGAAATATTcatcttattttgtttcttttgtaaatagCTTGTTCTTTCTGTCTGatgctttaagatttttttcttaatttctagatgtgtcttttaaaaaataaattttaatcctTCCTGGTTATATTCATTATGTATTGCTGAGTAAcatattatttcaaaacttaGCACTTTAAAAGAGCAAACATTTTATCTTACAGTTGTTGGTTAGAATTCAGAAATGGCTTAGCTGAGTGGTTCTGCCTTGGtatctctcatgaggttgcagtgaGATATCAGCTGGGGCTTCAGTCATCTGAACGCTTGACTGGGGCCAgagaatccacttccaagatggcacactcacatggctgttggaaggaggcctcagttccttgccatgtgagTCTCCCTGTAGAGCTGATT
It encodes:
- the SLC33A1 gene encoding acetyl-coenzyme A transporter 1 isoform X2, which encodes MSPTISHKDSSRQRRPGTFNHSLDMKSGPLPPGAWDDNYPELVDGEGDQEAFLRDIGASYFSKPPRSCRAELSSILLLLFLYVLQGIPLGLAGSIPLILQSKNVSYTDQAFFSFVFWPFSLKLLWAPLVDAVYFRNFGRRKSWLVPTQYILGLFMIYLSTQVDHLLGNTDGRTPDVVALTVTFFLFEFLAATQDIAVDGWALTMLSRENVGYASTCNSVGQTAGYFLGNVLFLALESADFCNKYLRFQPQPRGIVTLSDWFFSSRCSNRTEIGRRGSTQRTFSLIGSSNGSFANNIASDYQQIYYRSPATKHILQSHALQVTLYSMYVSIMAFNAKVSDPLIGGTYMTLLNTVSNLGGNWPSTVALWLVDPLTVKECVGASNQNCRTHDAVELCKKLGGSCVTALDGYYVESIICVFIGFGWWFCLGPKLKKLQDEGPSSWKCKRSK